In Saprospiraceae bacterium, one DNA window encodes the following:
- a CDS encoding NUDIX domain-containing protein, which yields MAGRISIQKENTLYQGWSTLKQYIISYTRRDGRKEEQTREIYDSGDGAAVLMYNPEERKIILIRQFRLAVMLNSDTDGFILECPAGMLDELHPEETIIKEIKEETGYEVTKVTKIYEAFATPGAHKEKIHFYTAVYNHDMLIHQGGGDILEQEDIEVLEYNYNEISNLLSGGKIIDAKTIILLQWAQLHLE from the coding sequence ATGGCAGGTAGAATAAGTATTCAAAAGGAAAATACCCTGTATCAAGGGTGGTCCACACTCAAACAGTATATCATTTCATATACCAGAAGAGATGGACGAAAGGAAGAGCAGACCAGAGAAATCTATGATAGCGGAGATGGGGCTGCTGTTTTGATGTATAATCCTGAAGAAAGAAAAATCATTCTGATCAGACAGTTCAGACTTGCAGTGATGCTCAATAGTGATACTGATGGCTTCATACTCGAATGTCCCGCAGGTATGCTTGATGAGCTTCATCCCGAAGAAACCATCATCAAGGAGATAAAAGAAGAAACTGGTTATGAAGTCACGAAAGTGACAAAAATTTATGAAGCCTTCGCAACTCCCGGTGCGCATAAAGAAAAAATCCATTTTTATACCGCCGTTTACAATCATGATATGCTTATACATCAGGGCGGTGGAGATATTTTAGAACAGGAGGATATTGAAGTTCTTGAATACAACTATAACGAAATTTCAAACCTCTTGTCCGGCGGAAAAATCATCGACGCCAAAACAATCATTTTACTCCAATGGGCACAGCTTCATTTAGAGTAA
- a CDS encoding LD-carboxypeptidase: MHRRNFNKLLAIGPLSLGVMNPISAGSENPKKPKRTIIKPAALKPGDRVGLVTPAGPINPEKFQNAITNLENMGLLPVYTQSAFSRNGYLAGGDEERLADLHNMIADPDIKAIWCLRGGYGCTRIINKLDYNLIKKNPKIIIGYSDITALLLSIYAKTGLVGFHGPVAISDVFTPFTASQVQAVLFGNTSLPHQIPFQTQSAEKFVAGHEPYVIHEGKCSGELTGGNLSLLVCLPNTSFASSYAGKLVFIEDIGEKPYRIDRMLTFLLESTDLSKASGIILGVFNDCDTQDAESSMTLKQVLTDRLAPLKIPTFYGFTFGHVVDICTFPVGVKASMDTSKLSVHLLEHGVRI, from the coding sequence ATGCATCGTCGGAATTTTAATAAATTATTGGCCATAGGACCTTTATCCTTGGGTGTAATGAACCCCATATCAGCAGGTAGTGAAAATCCTAAAAAACCAAAACGCACTATAATTAAACCTGCAGCTTTAAAACCCGGCGACAGAGTAGGTCTGGTCACTCCCGCTGGCCCCATTAATCCTGAAAAGTTCCAAAATGCTATCACCAATCTCGAAAACATGGGACTGCTACCTGTATATACCCAGTCAGCATTCAGCAGAAACGGATATTTAGCAGGTGGCGACGAAGAGAGACTCGCAGACTTGCACAATATGATTGCAGATCCTGATATCAAAGCAATATGGTGCCTGCGCGGAGGGTATGGATGTACCAGGATCATCAACAAACTGGATTATAATCTCATCAAAAAGAATCCTAAAATCATCATAGGATATAGTGACATTACAGCATTACTTTTATCAATTTATGCAAAAACCGGACTTGTGGGCTTTCATGGGCCCGTCGCTATATCAGATGTTTTTACACCATTTACAGCCAGTCAGGTACAGGCAGTGCTTTTTGGAAATACAAGCTTACCTCACCAAATTCCGTTTCAAACACAGTCAGCAGAAAAATTTGTAGCGGGACACGAACCCTATGTAATTCATGAAGGTAAGTGTTCAGGTGAGCTCACAGGAGGAAACCTTTCATTGCTGGTTTGTCTCCCCAATACATCTTTTGCCTCTTCATATGCCGGTAAACTCGTTTTCATAGAAGACATCGGTGAAAAGCCATACAGAATAGACAGGATGCTCACTTTTCTGCTGGAATCTACTGACCTTTCAAAAGCTTCAGGGATCATTCTCGGAGTTTTCAATGATTGTGATACTCAGGACGCTGAATCATCCATGACTTTAAAACAAGTATTGACAGACAGACTTGCGCCACTTAAGATACCAACTTTTTACGGTTTTACTTTTGGTCATGTAGTAGATATCTGCACTTTTCCGGTAGGAGTAAAAGCAAGTATGGACACATCAAAGCTCTCAGTCCATCTTTTGGAACACGGAGTCCGCATCTGA
- a CDS encoding M28 family peptidase, which translates to MNKQIILFSILLLLHDTKSLAQYISTVSYPDKTIKKSTETNDPSYRIASMISSESLKKHLYILASDSMEGRETGQKGIQQASVYLQAAIRNAGLLKPPGAEGHYQNVAFTFSKWKETSITVNKTRYRHLWDYIMIHESNVSIPVLNTGEVVFLGFGIDDPKYSDYKKTDVKNKVILINKGEPVDNNGNFIISGNNNASVWTADINKKLEVAKAKGATLVLIIEEDVKKLLEENRRKLLGGSMQLGDESKKTISTANHIFISSTIAKDIIGKNEEKILKARKKMAKGKPSATILTTSLNIQMEKEMNVLEGQNVIGFIKGKSKPEEYIVVSAHYDHLGKRGDEIFNGANDNGSGTVAILGIAEAMAKAEKEGISPDRSIIFLWVCGEEKGLLGSKYYTENPVFPLDKTIMNVNVDMVGRSDEKYTNGEEFIYVIGSDRLSTELHKINENINQKYTQMIMDYTYNDEADPNRYYFRSDHYNFASKGIPAIFYFNGTHGDYHRTTDDVEKIDFDLMKKTAQLIFHTTWAVANRPGKIVVDGEVK; encoded by the coding sequence ATGAATAAGCAAATTATATTATTTTCTATTTTACTCTTACTGCATGATACTAAATCATTGGCACAATATATCAGCACAGTTTCATATCCGGACAAGACCATCAAAAAGTCGACAGAAACCAATGATCCTTCATATAGGATTGCTTCGATGATTTCTTCTGAATCTCTCAAAAAACATCTCTACATATTGGCATCGGACAGTATGGAAGGAAGAGAGACAGGACAAAAAGGCATTCAACAAGCTTCAGTATACCTGCAGGCGGCTATCCGAAATGCTGGTTTGTTGAAACCACCCGGAGCCGAAGGTCATTATCAGAATGTGGCATTTACATTTTCCAAATGGAAAGAGACTTCTATTACTGTAAACAAAACCAGATACCGGCATTTGTGGGATTACATTATGATTCATGAGAGCAATGTAAGTATTCCTGTTTTAAATACCGGTGAAGTAGTTTTTCTAGGCTTTGGTATCGATGATCCAAAATATAGTGATTATAAAAAAACAGATGTAAAGAACAAAGTCATCCTCATCAACAAAGGTGAACCTGTGGATAATAATGGCAATTTTATCATTTCCGGCAATAATAATGCATCCGTCTGGACTGCAGATATCAATAAAAAACTCGAGGTAGCTAAGGCCAAAGGTGCAACTCTGGTTTTGATTATCGAGGAAGACGTAAAAAAGTTATTGGAAGAAAACAGAAGAAAACTTCTCGGAGGAAGCATGCAGTTGGGAGATGAATCCAAAAAAACCATAAGTACTGCCAATCATATTTTTATATCTTCGACCATAGCAAAAGATATCATAGGTAAAAACGAAGAAAAAATACTGAAAGCAAGAAAAAAAATGGCCAAAGGAAAGCCTTCTGCCACCATATTGACTACAAGCCTTAATATTCAGATGGAAAAAGAAATGAATGTGTTGGAAGGCCAAAATGTAATAGGTTTTATTAAGGGTAAATCCAAACCTGAAGAATATATTGTAGTCTCTGCTCATTATGATCATCTGGGCAAAAGGGGAGACGAAATTTTTAATGGGGCCAATGACAATGGTTCCGGTACAGTGGCGATTCTGGGCATTGCTGAGGCTATGGCCAAGGCGGAAAAAGAAGGCATTTCTCCTGACCGAAGCATCATATTTCTTTGGGTATGCGGTGAAGAAAAAGGACTTCTTGGATCAAAATATTATACCGAGAACCCTGTTTTTCCATTGGACAAAACAATCATGAATGTCAATGTAGATATGGTAGGAAGGTCTGATGAAAAGTATACTAACGGTGAGGAATTTATTTATGTAATTGGTTCTGACAGATTGAGTACCGAATTGCACAAGATCAATGAAAATATAAATCAAAAATATACTCAGATGATTATGGATTATACCTACAACGATGAAGCTGATCCCAATAGGTATTACTTTAGATCTGATCACTATAATTTTGCCAGCAAAGGTATACCTGCTATTTTTTATTTTAATGGCACACATGGCGACTATCACAGAACAACCGATGATGTAGAAAAAATTGATTTTGACCTAATGAAAAAAACAGCTCAGTTGATATTTCATACCACCTGGGCTGTGGCCAACAGACCAGGAAAAATTGTTGTGGATGGCGAAGTCAAATAA
- the rpiB gene encoding ribose 5-phosphate isomerase B, which translates to MKISIGSDHAGYEYKEYITRLLEKEGYAFIDRGPSTAESVDYPDFAHPVAQDIENKMADFGILVCGSGNGVCITANKHAGIRAALCWTAEIATLARLHNDANILCIPARFISKRLTSKIVKQFLNTGFEGGRHQARVNKIACS; encoded by the coding sequence ATGAAGATTTCAATTGGTTCTGATCATGCAGGCTATGAGTATAAAGAATATATCACCAGGCTATTAGAAAAGGAAGGCTACGCATTTATAGACAGAGGACCATCCACAGCCGAATCGGTCGATTATCCTGATTTTGCGCATCCTGTAGCTCAAGATATTGAAAATAAAATGGCTGATTTCGGGATTTTGGTTTGTGGAAGCGGCAACGGAGTTTGTATCACTGCAAACAAACATGCTGGAATCAGGGCTGCTTTGTGCTGGACAGCTGAAATTGCCACATTGGCAAGACTTCACAATGATGCTAACATTCTGTGTATTCCTGCCAGATTTATAAGCAAACGCCTTACGTCAAAAATAGTTAAACAGTTTTTGAATACTGGTTTTGAAGGAGGCAGACATCAGGCTAGAGTCAATAAAATCGCATGTAGTTAG